GAAGGCCGGTTCCATCAGGTGGTCTCTTTAGTCCTCACCCTGCATGCTGAGGAGATGAGTTCCTGTGTGGACAGTCAGGCTCTGCTGGTATGCAGCTGATGTCAGGGTGGTCAGGTCACTGGAGAGAGACGAAGGCAGGTCAAAGCCAAGGACAGATGCCTTCTCTTTCGCCATTAAACACTAGTTCTTTTATTACTTGATCCCAGTTCCACTTGGCCCCCATTTCAGTTTTTAGCACTCTGATCCCACCTCTGTTCCTTTCGCCTCCGTTTTTCTTCCTCATGTAAAACTTTCTTCAGCTGCAGGAAAAGCTGATGCTTCTCTTCCTGTAGGGCCAAAAGCTTCTCCTCCAACTTCAGAATCTGGGAGGGAGTGGGAAGAGAAGATGAAGGCAGGGAGAGTCAAGGGAAGAAATCAAAGCTGGGAGAGTTCAAGGGACTGCTTACTTGTTCCTTGGTCTCCTCTAGTGACATTCTCTCTTccatctcctttttcttccttctctcctgttcttccttcatcttctgttCCATCATCTTATCCACCTCTTCTTCCTCTGGAGAATCAGGCAGAATGAAGAGGAGGCAGGGTAGTGAAAACAGTTCCAACGTTAGATTGAAGACCAGCAAAACCCAGTCATCCCAACACGCCTGTGCGCTCTTTGCCTCGAGGGGACAAGCTCCCCCATCGCTGCAATAGGGAACGGAGAGGCTTTATCAGGTGCTCTCCAAGGTCCTTCCCGTCTCAAGGGTTCTGGAGCGTGGACCAGGACGCTTAAATCCCACCACAACGGGGCTATTCCTTCCCTCCTCTGCGCTCGGCAGCGGGCTCACTGGTTGGCCGCTGGGTTGAGGCCAACCCTGAGGTACAGGAGCCATTCTGGGCCGTGTGTCCCCCCGCTATGGCCCCGGCTCACCCTGCCGCTTGCGCTCCCGCTCCATCATAATGTGCCGGTGCAGCGCCCTGGCCATGGCGTTGGAAAGCTTGGGGCGCTCCAGGAGTGCGGGCATGGTGCTGCCGTGGGCGCTCGGGCCGTGGGCGCCCGGCTCTGTCTCTGACTGCCAGACCTCAGACGGCGCCTGCGGGGAGGCGGGCGCTCAGAGGGggccgcgcccggcccaggcgGAAGCCCGTCCGCCCGACCCGCTCGCCGCCCCGGTCACGTGTCCCAGGAGCCCGCCACCCGGCCGGGCCCGCAGCCCCCGCTCCACCGCGCGCGCGGGCGGCGCCGGGATCCCCGACTCGGTGCTGCCGCTCCCTGCCCAGCCAGCCCGGACGCCAGCCCTCCCTACCCGCCTTCTCTGCGCTTTCTCAGCAGCTCCGGCGCGCCCTGGCCCGTGCGTCACATCCGGCGGCCCGGCCAAGTCCTTCCGGAGTCACGTCTGCGGCCGACCTCACGGGTTGGGTGAGAGAAAGCGGAAGCGCGCTGCGACGGGTGCCCGCGGCGTCCAAACCCCGTAGCCGGGAACGCGGGCGACGAGGGCTGTAAACTGGTCTTGGCATCCTCAGCTCTCTTTAATTTCGCGGGCCCACCTGGTGGCACCCCAGGGGACGCGGGCTCCGGAGAGGGGCGCGCGAGagagaggccgaggcggaggctctgagacGGTGTTTATTGGCTCCTTAGAAATCAGAGTCAGTAACAACTGTACAGAGGCCCCCATCTTCCGTGCGCCCACCCTTCCCCACTCCCGCCCGGTGGCCCCGGAAAAAGCAGCTTCATGTGGGCACAGGGAGAGACTCCTCTGGGATTCACAGTAACCAGAAACAAAAACGGAAATAAATTAAGTGATGTGGGGAAGGGGAGTAAAAGGGAGTCATGTTCCCCAAATCAGTGCATGAAGAGGGGTACCAGGGCCTGGAGCTGGGCTCCCATGGCTCCTCCCATCAGACGGAGTGCTGGGCCTCCAGACATGGAGCTGTGCCACTTGCCACCTACATCTGAGAGCCTGCCTACATGTTCCTGCGCGGCTGCCAAGCTCCAGCACCTGCGCATGCCACGAGTCACGGGAATGAGGTGGAGGCAGTCGCCAGAGTCCATGGGCCCGAGGCCCGACTGTGCTTGTAGTATTTGTGTCTGACCCCTCATTCCACCCGTACCAGCAGGGCATAGAGGAGTGTGGCCCCCTTCTCCTTAGTGACCCACTCAAGTTCGGCTGGACTGAAGTGAGGGTCAGGAGGTTCTCCAAGGGCAGCGGAAGGGGGTCCCGGGGTGTAGGAGCCAGGGCGCACACACACCTGGAACGCCACCTGAGCCTGGTGCGTCCGCTGGGATTTGGGGTCCCGGAATCTgtcaaacaggaaaaaataagggAGTGAAGCTTCTCTCCCCATCATCTCCCCCTTGCAAAGTCTGTTCCAACCACACAAGCCTTGCTGTACCTAGGAAATACTCCCGCCTTATAGGAACTTCACTCTAGCTGTTCTTTCTACCTGAAATGTTCTTCCTCCCAAAGCCTGCTCAGCTACACCCTTCACTTCCTTCTTCAAGCCTTTGCTCGAATCTCTCCCACCTTCTTACGATGCCCACACCAGCCACACTGCTGTCTCCTTCGCCCCACTCTTTCCTACGATGCCCACACCAGCCACACTGCTGTCTCCTTCGCCCCACTCTTTCCTACGATGCCCACACCAGCCACACTGCTGTCTCCTTCGCCCCACTCTTTCCCTGATGCCACCAGCCACTGCTGTCCTCTTAGCCCCACTCTTTCCTGCGATGCCCACACCAGCCACTGCTGTCTCCTTCGCCCACTCTTTCCTCACGATGCCCACACCAGCCACTTCCTTTCTTCCCTACTGTCTCCTTCCTCCATTCCACTGTCCATTCCACTGTCCTTCCCCCCCCTCTCCCCTGTCCTCCTTCCACTGTCTCCTTCCATCCACTCTTTCCCTCATTCTTCCACTGCTGTCCTTCCATTACTCTTTCTTCGGTCTTTCCAGCCACTGCTGTCTCAGCCAGCCCCACTCTTCTGATGCCCTCCAGCCACACTGCTGTCCTTAAGCCCCCACTCTTTCTTCACGATTCTTACACCAGCCACACTGCTCAGCCAGCCCCactctttctttgtttccataAGATCCTTACTTGTGCAGCTAAAGATGCTAAAATGCTGGCGGTGCAGTGGCTCCATGCTGTAATcctggctttgggaggccgaggcgggtggctcacgaggtcaggagatcgagaccatcctggccaacatggcaaaaccctatctctactagaaaaattagccgggcttggtggcatacgcctgtagtcccagctactcaggaggctgaggcaggagaatcgcttgaacccgggaggtggaggttgcaatgagccgagatcatgccactgcactccagcctggatgacagagcaggactccgtctcaaaaataaataaataaataataaatacttattatgtATGAACATTATAGAGAGAAAAAGCAGAGGTTCCACAAGAGTAAGGTTCCTTTTCTTGCCCACTAGAAGAGTATATAAGTggtatttgttcaatgaatgaaaaaaggGCTGAGTTGGAGACTGGCAGCTAGCAAGAGGAGGTGAGAAAAGGGGAGGGCAAATCATGAAGACCCCAGTGGCTGCGCTCAGGCCCTCTTCATCCGAGCCCCTGGAgatctctccccacccctcccagtaCTCACTGCACTTTGGAGGCCAGGGTCTCGGCCCCAGCATATTGAAGGGAGGGGGAAAGCAGCACAGGAGGGGGCTGCTCCTCCCGAGGAGGTGCACAGTTCTCGCCAGGCTCCTCGAACCCTACCCCAGGCTCTCCCTTCAAAGGACGGCAGCTCAGGATGGAAGCAGTACCTGGGAGGAGAACTGGGTTAAGATAGCCCTTTTTATTCCTCCACAGCCCCCCAGGCTCAGCCCACCTTGCATGGGCCTGCTCCCCAGTACCTGCTCCCAGCTCCCCTCGGTCCAGCACTCTCCGTACAGCTGCAACATTGCTCCCATGATAGGCCATGTGCCACTTCTTGGTTAGTGTCCCAGCCTCCAGGCGGGGATTCACTCTACGAGGTGGACAAGCGGGGCAGATAGAACGAAGGACACTGGCTCCCCAGTGGAGGAGCTTCACGAGGCTCTTCCTTAGACAGGAAGTTCTATCACTTCTTCCATGCACCTTCTTGGGATCTCCATTTCTCCAGGGGGAAAACAGTAGGGGAAAGGCATGACCCTGCTCGTATGTACCTGAGGTTGAACCTGCACCAGCCAAAGGGCAGTGCGTATTCCCGGGGAGGCTCCCCTCTGCGCCTGTGGGCCTCGTCTCCTCGCAGCTTCCGGCAAGACTCACAGTAGCACAGGCTTCGCTTTGGCGGAGGCATGAAATAATCTTCTGCGGGACAGTAAGTAGCAGGCTTGGTGCTGTGGCTCCCACCCTTGATCTCAGCCACACTGGCACCCTTCAGCTGCTCTCCACGGCTCTGGGCCTGGCCCTGGGGATGAAGTCAGTTCTGGGGACCGGGACTCACCAGGAAGCAGCAGGAGTTCTCGGAAGCGAGAGCAAAGGGCATGGTACTCGCAGCTCTTTAGAGGACTAGCGGCGGGTGGTGGGCCCCAGCACACACTCTCTTTGATGCCTGAGGGAGCAGAGGGGCACAGGTCACAAGAGTCAGGCTAGAAGGGTAGGGGCAGGGGAGTAGGGGCAGGAGCGGGGTCCCTTTGGGCTGGCACACCGTCCACCATGTCTGCTTTCTCCATGTCCCCTTGGGTTCCAGCACTTTTCCCACTGGCAGCCCCTGGCTCAGGGTTCACGATTGTCACCTGTAGGGGAGAGGGTAGTCAGACAGAGCTTGGTCAGACCCCAGGGCCTGATGATCCTGGAACAGAGACTTCCCCGTCCTGGACGGCCCAGACTCTTAGgcaccctcctccctgcccccactgccACTAACCTGCTCACACTGCCCATAGAGGTCCACAAGCGCGTGGCAGGGCTGGGGCACATCTGGCACAGCTACCCCCTGGTCCACCCCATTAACATGGAGATGCAGCCCCCCAGAGCTGTCCAGCCGCAGTCCCAGGATGGTGCCTTCAGGGCACGTGTCCAGATTCGGCCCAAACTTCTCACAGATCTGGGAGGAGAGACCGGCTGTCTTCCAGAGGTCACACTCCACCACAGCAGCCGTCCTGCCCTTTGCTCTGCTTCCTGCTGCCAGCGCCTTGGCTTCACCTCCATGCTTGCCTGCTGCCAAGACTCTCCTCCCGCTGCAGTTACCTAGAGCCCCTCCTCTTCCCCAAAACCGGCACATTCTCAACGGCAGGGACACCGCAGGAAGCAGCAGGCCTAAAACTGACCAGGCAATGCCACTCACCCTTGCCTGCCCATTACTGTCCCCCTTTTACACCTGTGGTCCTACCTCCAAGGCTAGGGGCCCACTTCTCCCTTCTGGCCAGCCCTTCCCTACACACAAGCCTGGTCCCGCCCCTTCTCTATGGCTCCTACTCACCTTGAGACCGTTGTGGAAGACCCCACGGCCCCGCAGCAGCCAGGCTGCCCGTTTGAGGGCACAGGCAGAAGCAGGGAAGTTGAGCCTCTCAGGCGCGCAGGTGATGACTCCCAGGACAAGGGAAGATGTCCACTGTCGGTTTAGGAAATCTATCCGCACCTGGGGAAGAAGGAACTACTCCATAATCACAGCCTCCTGGGAAGAACCAGGCTCGACACcgagccccccccccccccccccccccccccccccccccccgccaggGAGGGAATACTGCACCTCCCAGAATGTGGCCTGGGATGCTGCCTTTTCTTATGCATGGAAGGaccagaaaatgcaaatttagttgtttatttcccttttgtttttttaaaataataattaaaaaaagaaccatcagctggcatggtggcccacacctgtaatcccagcactttgggaggctgaggcgggtggatcacctgaggtcaggagtttgagaccagcctgagcaacatggcgaaaccctgtctctactaaaaatacaaaattagccaggcgtcgtggcacatgcctgtaatcccagctactcaggaggctgaggcaggagaatcgcttgaacccggaaggtggaggttgcagtgagacgaggtcgtgccactgcattctagcctgggcaacaagagcacaactccatctcaaaaacaaaacaaaacaaaaccctgtttGAGCTGTGACCTTGCTGTTGCCTCTGTAATGATCTGTCAGGATTCTTATTCGTAGGACTTCCTTCATCtagctagcttttttttttttctttttttttagagacaagatcttgctctgtctcccaggctagagtgcggtggcgtgatctcggctcactgtaacctctgcctcccaggttcaagtgatcttcccacctcagcctcctgagtagctgggattataggctcgtgccaccatgcctggcgaatttttgtatttttttgcagagacagagtttcgctatattgcccaggctggtcgcaaactcgtgaactcaagcgatctgcctgctttggcctccaaaagttctgggattacaggtataagccactgtacctgggcTCATCTGGCTAACTTTGATATATCTTTCAGTTTGTAGCAAAAAGGCACCTTCTTCTGGAAAGCCCTCTCTGCTCCCACATATAGGATCGGGCATTTCCCTTGGACTCCTCCAGCCTGTCCCTACTGCTTCCCTTACCGATCGCCAGGTAGGGACTTCGTGGTAACTGACTGACAAACCCCATTACAGGCTATGAATAAAAGCCCAGAAAGCTCATCCAAgtggcttgctttctttttctccacccAAAAAGGCCTTTCTTCAGGAGGGTTGGCCATGGGTCACTGTGGAGCGAGAGGagctggggacagggagggagagcCCACCTGGACCAGCAGCTGGGGCACCAGAGGCTGGTTGATGACAACGATGCCCTGATTGTAGCTGGCCACCCGTGTGGCTGTACGGTTCCCATTAGACAAGAGGATATTCTTCCCGTGGTTCTCCAGGAACTCGAGGGTGGTGGGTATAATACCCACTTCATTCTGGCCCTGGTGTGGAGGAAGAGACTAAGCTGCATGGGTTGCCAATGCCAGGACTGACCCACCCCACTGGAGTTTGCACAGACCCTGAGTGTGAGCCTCTACCCAACGATCAGAGAACCCAAAAAAGGCCTGGCATCCAACGGCCCAGCAACTGCCCATCCACGTGCACAGCAGGCCATGCTGCAGCCACTTACTCCCAGGCCATGCTCCTCGCCCTCGTCATCCTCCTCGCCCTCACTGCCGGTGTCTGAACTGGGGGAAGGAGGCTGGGTGCCTTCTGACTCCTCCAGCCTTGTGGAACTGACAATCGACACGCTGCGGACTGGCCCGTAGAGATCCAACACAGCCCACACGTTCTGGGAGGCACACAAGACCCAGAAAAATCAGAGATCAGCGGAAGACCTCAACCATCCTCCCAAAACCCAAGGAAGCATTCAGGTCCACCTTGGCAATGCCAGTGGCTGCAGGCCCCATATCCTCTCCATCCACCAGGATGTGCATCGTGTCATCTGCCCCCCGACGAACACCCACACGGCTCCCCACCTAGGACCAAGGCAGGACAAGGACAGATGATGCTCAGCCCACCCCTCCCTGCCACCGCCACTCCCAACCCCTCCCCTGTCCCTGGAGCCAGCCACTTCACCCCCAGCCTCTCTAGGTTCCGGCCATAGTTCATCCTCTGGAGCTGCCCATCACGCCTCACTTCACAGCTGGATACCATCCAAGTGGTCTTCGTCCGGAGCTCTGGCAGGGAAGGAGGCAGCCCTGGGCCACTGCCACCTGCTCCGGGTCCCATCTCCCCCGGGGCTAGTGTGGTCAGTCCCAGCCGCAGGGAACCTGCCCACTTCTCATCTAGCTCTTCCACTTTCACCTATGAGACAGAGACAAGATGAGCTGGCCCTGTCGCGATAGGCCTGGCAGCCCCTCTGTCACATCGCTACGGCCTACCTCAAAGACTTCCTCAGCCCTCAGCTCCTTGGTACTGAAGACAAGGCCATGAGCATAGCCAGCGGCACGCACCGCCCTCGTGCCATCCTCCTCTAGAGTGATATTCTTGCCGCAAGTACTGTGGAATCGGTGAGCCACGCCAGCCACTGTGAAAAGATGGCACCAGAGGAAGGGGTAGGACTGGGGCAGCAAGCTTCAGATGGAACAGAGCAAAGCTTTCAGATGAAACAAGATGGGGACACCAACGCCCCATCTGCCATCTGCCATTACTCCTCAGGGCCTCCTGACAcctctttattgtatttttttttttttttttgaggcacggtctcgctctgtcactcaggctggagtgcagtagcacaatcacggctcactgcagcctcgacttcctgggatccagcgatcctcccacctcagcctcccaagtagctgggaccacaggtgcacgccgccacaactgcctaaattttgtatttttggtacagacggggtttcgccgtgtttcccaggctggtttcaaactcttgtgctggagtgatccacccgccttgatctcccaaagtgctgggattataggcatgagctactgcgcccagccctgatACCTCTTTTCACCACAGCAAGACTCATTTCCAAACCTGGCATGCTCAGTTTATGGTGTCCTGGCCCCCTGGTGGCAGGGAAGTGTCCAGGCTCTAAGTACCAGGTGTAACCTCCCCCTTACTGGCTGCTTGCCACCGTGGGCTGTCCCTTCCCTTGAGGCGGCAGCTACCCCAGCCAACCGTCTTTGCACAGCTGCTGTAACCTGGAAGCCCTACTCCTCAGGTGCACAGCAGGCAAGCAGAACCCATCCAGCCCCCGCCCGGCTGCCACACCTGGGGAGTGCAGTGGGA
The Papio anubis isolate 15944 chromosome 17, Panubis1.0, whole genome shotgun sequence genome window above contains:
- the GPS2 gene encoding G protein pathway suppressor 2 isoform X8; its protein translation is MPALLERPKLSNAMARALHRHIMMERERKRQEEEEVDKMMEQKMKEEQERRKKKEMEERMSLEETKEQILKLEEKLLALQEEKHQLFLQLKKVLHEEEKRRRKEQSDLTTLTSAAYQQSLTVHTGTHLLSMQGSPGGHNRPGTLMAADRAKQMFGPQVLTVSSSLVVPCPCKSRWNMLTSRLASPTHPLCAPCTPRLCIQPLDSLLPHSSLCRCNQQESRALQLPANLALGSPSSNTARTRDSTTSDHQIISSTSCPLPHCG